AACCATGGGTGACGGCAAGCCACGACGACTTTCTAAGGCTCGTTCACCACAGTGAGTAAGCATCTGTACGCCATGCCCTCCAGCCGTTAGGTGACTATCCATGAAGTCGATAGAAGCATGAATAACCTCCTCGCCCACAACCGTGTCGGGATTGAGTAGTAAGACATATTCACCCTTACTTTGGCGAATTGCAATATTATTACCACCCGCAAAGCCTAAGTTATGCGCACTGGCAATGAAATGAACATCAGGGAAACGGCTGCGAAGGTAGGCTACGGAGCCGTCATGAGAATGGTTGTCAACCACAAATACCTCTGCTTCAACGCCTTTCAAAGCGCGCTGAAGACTCTCAAGACACTGTTGGAGATAGTATTTTACGTTATAATTAACGATGACAACGCTCAGCTTCATTTATGCTTGTTCTGAATTATCCATAGAACATTCATGCTCGCAACGCTTCTTGTTGGGGAAGACGAAGAATAAGCTCAACGCTAAGATGACAGCAAGATAGAAGAAACTTACACTATCCCCGAAGGCATAGTAGAAGAAGGTATTGAGTATCATCGGAACGCAAAGCATCATTATTCGCACGCTACCCCAGAAGAGCAGCTTACGACTGACGTGACTCTCGTCGGTATGTAAGTCAGAGTGTACGTAGCCAATCTTGAAAAGAAAGAGTGCAAGTGGGATAGTAGCGAGGGTCAACAGCTGCATAAGAAACTGCACAGTAACCATATTGCTGCTTTCAACATCAGCCCACGCACCGGGCAAGATCAGTTCAAGTTCATACACCGCGATGATGAGCAGTGTGATAAGGCATGAGCCAAAGAACTCAATAAGAAGTATTTTTCTTGTTTTATCCATGGTTGTTTTAAGATTCAAAAGGTGTGCGGTTCAGAATACTTCTGCCCAACGTCACCTCATCTGTATATTCAAGTTCGTCGCCAACAGAGATACCTCGTGCGATAACCGACAGTTTCACGCCTGTGTCTTTCAGCTTGCGTGAGATATAAAAGTTGGTTGTGTCGCCCTCCATCGTACTGGCAAGGGCAAGGATGATTTCCTTCACCGTACCCTCTTCCACGCGCTCTACGAGCGATTCAATCTCTAAGTCGTGCGGTCCGATACCGTCCATCGGAGAGATAATACCCCCCAAAACGTGGTATAATCCATGGAACTGCTGGGTATTCTCAATCGCCATCACGTCCTGAATGTTCTCTACCACACAGACCACTGACGCATCACGGCGTGGGTCAGAACAGATAGAACAAACCTCGTTATCGGAAATATTATGGCAAACCTTGCAATACTTCACATCGTGTTTCACACGTATAACAGCATCCGCAAAGCTATCCACGTCCTCAGTCGACTGGCGTAGCAGATGCAAAACAAGGCGCAGAGCGGTCTTGCGCCCCACACCTGGCAACTGTGAGAAAGCCTCTACGGCACGTTCTAAGAGTTGAGAAGGGTATTGTTGCATTTAAAATTAATTCTCGTAGGCTGGAGATATCGAAAGGAGGGTTACACTTGTAATCCTCTTTTTTATTCTATATAGTCGATTAGGACAATGGCTTTGATTTTGAGAGATATAGGGACACACCCCAAAAGTGCATCCCTATACAGACAGCCAGTCCTTAAAATAATATCTGTTGCTTCCTCTTGATTAATCATCAAAGAGGTAGATGCCGAGACCAACCTTCAAGCCCACTGTCGAATAGTTATGTGTCTTGAATGACTGATCATAGTAAAGCGCAGGCTCAATCGTCACTGAACGGTTGATGAAGAAGGCATAACCCACCTCAACACCCGGCATCAGGTCGTTATAGTTATGGTTGGCATGGAGAAGCTTCACACCCGCACCCAAGTAGAGACCGTTCTGTGTGATATAATAACGTCCACCAACACCTACGCTGATATGGTCGGCAACAGCCTCAGAACCATTGTGTACAGCATCGAATGTAGCAAGTACCATGAGGTTATCCCAAGGGAAGTAACCCGCCTTAGCCTGCACACCAATATTCATGCCGTCATGACCATTATAGTGCAAGTCGAGTCCTGTCAGGGAAGCACCTAAGTAGCCCTTACCCTCTTGAAACTGTGCAGATGCACTGATGCTCACTACCATTGCTGCAACGAGCAGCATAAATCTTTTTATCATAGCAATATTACGATATAAATAATAATTTAGGATTGACAAGTAATACCATAGGTTTTATGTCAATAATCTTAAGACAAAGGTAAGGATAATATTTGGAATGAGGAAAAAATTGACATTCTTTATAAAATAGATGGTGACCCCAAGACTTATTCCTATCATTTCATGACAAGCAAATTCAGTACCATTGTCACTTGAAATAGACTTGACATGCTCTTTGAATGGAGATGGCAAATGTATTACAGTGCGTACCAACTCTTTGCATTTTTCCCCTTTGATATTCTATTATGCCATGTAACATGCAGGTTATCTTCTATCTATGATTTGTCTTTGAACAAATAAAGCAGCTATAGGCAAAGTCCCATACTTTCTTCGTTAATTTCTTTTCTACTTCTACAATTCTTTATTTAATATTACGACTTTCTTCTATTAGTTTTTCTTTTGATGGTAATTTTTCTACGTTAAGGATAAAGGCTATTTTCTCATCATATATTAAAGTTAAATATCCTTTATGTTCCCATTCTTTTAATACAGGAAGTATTCTTTCCCTTTCTGTATATATAATTGGAGGAAAGCCATCCCATGTCCAGATAGGACTATAC
The nucleotide sequence above comes from Prevotella melaninogenica ATCC 25845. Encoded proteins:
- the recR gene encoding recombination mediator RecR produces the protein MQQYPSQLLERAVEAFSQLPGVGRKTALRLVLHLLRQSTEDVDSFADAVIRVKHDVKYCKVCHNISDNEVCSICSDPRRDASVVCVVENIQDVMAIENTQQFHGLYHVLGGIISPMDGIGPHDLEIESLVERVEEGTVKEIILALASTMEGDTTNFYISRKLKDTGVKLSVIARGISVGDELEYTDEVTLGRSILNRTPFES
- a CDS encoding outer membrane beta-barrel protein, whose amino-acid sequence is MLLVAAMVVSISASAQFQEGKGYLGASLTGLDLHYNGHDGMNIGVQAKAGYFPWDNLMVLATFDAVHNGSEAVADHISVGVGGRYYITQNGLYLGAGVKLLHANHNYNDLMPGVEVGYAFFINRSVTIEPALYYDQSFKTHNYSTVGLKVGLGIYLFDD